In Vibrio gangliei, a single window of DNA contains:
- a CDS encoding lysine exporter LysO family protein: MYSGVFMIFLPLVLGYFITLKNEDWHQKINKAVSYLIYVILFFMGLSLSSLDNLGSNLQTIALFTFTFFICIGTCNVAALPLVDKWLPIEAHSKAASLPIYAMALESAKLIVVVGAGLVIGLLVPFHIPFIAQISESILLLLLFFIGIQLRNSGLTLRQIILNKRGMIIATIIVVTSWVGGIIASYILNIPMTNALAMSSGFGWYSLAGILMGDAYGPVYGGASFMLELLRELVALITIPMLIRRYPCTSIGYAGATAMDFTLPVIQNTGGVKCVPIAIVSGFILSLLVPILMLFFVSLGA; this comes from the coding sequence ATGTATTCCGGCGTATTTATGATTTTTCTGCCGCTCGTGCTTGGTTACTTCATCACTCTCAAAAATGAAGATTGGCACCAAAAAATTAATAAGGCTGTTTCATACCTTATTTATGTGATTTTATTTTTCATGGGATTGAGTTTATCCTCACTGGATAACTTAGGCTCAAACTTGCAAACCATTGCTTTGTTTACTTTTACCTTCTTTATCTGTATTGGTACTTGTAACGTTGCCGCTCTCCCCTTAGTTGATAAATGGCTACCGATTGAAGCACACTCAAAAGCCGCCTCATTACCCATTTATGCTATGGCGTTAGAATCGGCAAAACTCATTGTCGTCGTAGGGGCTGGATTAGTGATCGGCTTGCTGGTTCCTTTCCACATTCCGTTTATTGCACAAATTAGTGAATCAATTTTACTTCTCTTGTTGTTCTTTATCGGTATTCAATTAAGAAACAGTGGGTTAACGCTACGACAAATCATTCTGAATAAACGAGGCATGATCATCGCCACCATTATTGTGGTCACGTCTTGGGTAGGAGGCATCATTGCTTCTTATATTTTGAATATTCCAATGACCAACGCTCTAGCGATGTCTTCAGGTTTTGGCTGGTATTCATTAGCCGGTATTCTCATGGGTGATGCTTATGGACCGGTTTATGGTGGTGCCTCATTTATGTTAGAACTGCTACGAGAGCTGGTTGCGTTAATTACAATTCCGATGCTAATTCGACGTTATCCGTGTACCAGCATAGGTTATGCTGGTGCAACCGCGATGGACTTCACCCTTCCAGTAATACAAAACACAGGCGGTGTGAAGTGTGTGCCTATTGCCATTGTGAGTGGTTTTATCCTGAGCTTATTAGTTCCAATACTCATGCTATTTTTTGTTTCACTCGGCGCTTAA
- a CDS encoding TfoX/Sxy family DNA transformation protein, with the protein MGSNMERSFLEYVTKFGAFQKRSMFGGIGLFSDDAMYALLSNDTIFIRGGEELDAILSEKGCERYKHVKKQTVATVNYFDITQLFSERDAELDDIVQRSIEHSKQERAFQKSADSRRLRDLPNMQLTLERMVKKAGVPDVNTFLQMGPEDVFKKVKEVYGGDVDIRLLWKFAGAVDGCHWKLIQEPRKQQLLSSVHH; encoded by the coding sequence ATGGGCAGTAATATGGAACGGTCATTTTTGGAATATGTGACCAAGTTTGGCGCATTTCAAAAGCGTTCAATGTTTGGAGGTATTGGACTTTTTAGTGACGATGCTATGTATGCTTTGCTTTCGAATGATACGATTTTTATTCGTGGTGGTGAAGAGTTAGATGCCATCTTGAGTGAAAAGGGGTGTGAAAGATATAAGCATGTGAAAAAGCAGACCGTGGCAACCGTAAATTATTTTGATATCACACAACTGTTTTCAGAAAGAGATGCAGAGTTAGATGATATTGTTCAGCGTTCAATTGAACACTCTAAACAAGAACGAGCGTTTCAAAAATCCGCCGATAGCCGTAGATTACGAGACTTACCAAATATGCAGCTAACATTAGAGCGTATGGTGAAAAAAGCAGGCGTTCCAGATGTGAATACCTTTTTGCAGATGGGACCCGAAGATGTATTTAAAAAAGTCAAAGAAGTTTATGGCGGTGATGTTGATATCCGGTTGTTATGGAAGTTCGCCGGAGCCGTTGATGGTTGTCATTGGAAACTTATTCAAGAGCCTAGAAAGCAGCAACTTTTATCCAGTGTGCATCATTAA
- a CDS encoding DUF945 family protein encodes MNNVKKFAAIGGFVALAACWPLAVGQFAQNTIQNGVAELNQDGVQVELVHYERGYLSSTAQTKIKVIDPLLKQQLQMDGLPTEFVLDHDISHGLISISTDTKPVDYQTLPIDIHSVTYFNGSTALDLTSQKMAFTFANDLNSKLEFSPAKLNAHITRSGEVEFNYQFDGFNGHFSSGESILIDAASGSGHGEKKQGFWLGKQNLAMGEFNMIDAQGESMVNIHQFDYEFNTQENSADSTFSSHHKVTADSVNVSDETVSDLALDASFNNLDIAAFSQLLSVYQNKAQAPSAEDMKQAMNSVDALFAKGFNLSLNEMKASIREGKFNTDWKLDFPKTDKQVTKNPMQILSSVQGGANAFISNEMVKQFPFIQPGLDDLMRQGVMTQQAEGYYINGTIESGNVVFKGGKSMPLLMVIAPLFL; translated from the coding sequence ATGAATAACGTGAAAAAGTTTGCTGCTATTGGTGGTTTTGTTGCTTTAGCTGCATGTTGGCCATTGGCGGTAGGGCAGTTTGCGCAAAATACTATTCAAAATGGTGTTGCTGAGCTTAATCAAGATGGAGTCCAAGTTGAATTGGTTCACTACGAGCGTGGCTATCTGTCTTCAACTGCACAAACGAAAATCAAAGTGATTGATCCACTATTAAAGCAACAGCTGCAAATGGATGGTTTGCCGACAGAGTTCGTACTTGATCATGATATCAGTCATGGCTTAATCAGTATTTCAACCGATACTAAGCCAGTTGACTATCAAACGCTGCCAATCGATATTCATTCTGTCACCTATTTTAATGGCTCAACGGCGTTAGATTTAACGAGTCAAAAAATGGCGTTTACCTTTGCCAACGATTTGAATTCGAAACTAGAATTTTCTCCTGCCAAGTTGAATGCTCACATAACTCGTTCTGGCGAAGTGGAGTTCAATTATCAGTTCGATGGTTTTAATGGTCACTTTAGCAGTGGAGAGTCGATTCTCATTGATGCAGCGAGTGGTTCTGGTCATGGTGAGAAAAAACAAGGGTTTTGGTTAGGGAAGCAAAACCTTGCCATGGGTGAGTTCAATATGATCGATGCTCAAGGCGAGAGTATGGTCAATATTCACCAATTTGATTATGAATTCAATACGCAAGAAAACTCGGCAGACAGTACGTTCTCAAGCCATCATAAGGTGACAGCAGACAGTGTGAATGTGAGTGATGAAACCGTGTCTGACTTAGCCTTAGATGCGTCTTTTAATAACTTGGATATTGCGGCATTTTCACAATTACTGAGTGTTTATCAGAATAAGGCTCAAGCGCCTAGCGCTGAAGATATGAAGCAGGCGATGAATTCAGTGGATGCCTTGTTTGCTAAAGGTTTCAACCTGTCGCTAAACGAGATGAAAGCATCCATCCGAGAGGGTAAATTTAATACAGATTGGAAATTGGATTTCCCAAAAACAGACAAGCAAGTTACTAAGAACCCGATGCAAATTTTGTCTTCTGTACAAGGTGGAGCGAATGCGTTTATTTCAAATGAGATGGTGAAACAATTCCCATTTATTCAGCCAGGGCTAGATGATCTTATGCGTCAAGGTGTTATGACACAACAAGCCGAGGGCTATTATATTAATGGCACCATTGAGTCGGGCAATGTGGTCTTTAAAGGTGGAAAATCTATGCCTTTACTGATGGTGATCGCACCGTTATTTCTATAA
- the serC gene encoding 3-phosphoserine/phosphohydroxythreonine transaminase, with protein MEPVYNFSAGPASLPKAVMQQAQSEFLNWNGLGTSVMEISHRSKPFLKVAEEAEQDLRDLLSIPDNYKVLFCQGGARAQFAAVPMNLLGEAKTADYIDGGYWAASAVDEAQKYCQPNVIKASTEIDGKTAILPASQWPLSEQAAYVHFCPNETIDGIEINDLPVTDKPIVADMSSTILSREIDVSKYGVIYAGAQKNIGPAGLCIVIVRDDLLDLACNELPSILNYKVLFEKESMFNTPPTYAWYLSGLVFKWLKSNGGVAAMEKVNREKAALLYQCIDESDFYRNNVHSNNRSLMNVPFQLAKPELDALFLEQAEARGLQALKGHRAVGGMRASIYNAMPLEGVQALVDFMKEFEAQNA; from the coding sequence ATGGAACCCGTCTATAACTTTAGTGCTGGACCAGCGAGTCTTCCAAAAGCCGTTATGCAGCAGGCGCAAAGTGAATTTTTAAATTGGAATGGTTTAGGCACGTCCGTTATGGAAATCAGCCACCGCAGTAAGCCTTTTTTGAAAGTAGCCGAAGAGGCGGAACAAGATTTACGTGATCTATTGTCTATTCCTGACAATTACAAAGTGTTGTTTTGCCAAGGCGGGGCGCGTGCACAATTTGCAGCGGTACCGATGAATTTACTCGGTGAAGCCAAAACAGCTGATTATATTGACGGTGGGTACTGGGCGGCAAGCGCAGTGGATGAAGCGCAAAAATATTGTCAACCAAACGTGATCAAAGCATCCACTGAAATTGATGGCAAAACGGCAATTCTTCCTGCTTCACAATGGCCTTTGTCTGAGCAAGCCGCTTATGTTCATTTTTGCCCAAATGAAACCATTGATGGCATTGAAATTAATGATTTACCTGTCACTGATAAGCCGATTGTTGCTGACATGTCTTCAACCATTTTATCGCGTGAGATTGATGTCTCTAAGTACGGTGTGATTTACGCCGGCGCACAAAAGAACATTGGTCCAGCGGGTTTATGTATTGTGATTGTACGAGATGATTTGTTGGATTTAGCTTGTAATGAGCTGCCGAGTATTTTGAATTACAAAGTGCTGTTTGAAAAAGAGTCGATGTTCAATACACCACCGACCTATGCATGGTACTTATCAGGGCTTGTGTTTAAATGGTTGAAATCCAATGGTGGTGTTGCCGCGATGGAAAAAGTAAACCGTGAAAAAGCGGCCTTACTTTATCAATGTATCGATGAGTCAGATTTTTACCGTAATAATGTGCATTCGAATAACCGTTCATTAATGAATGTGCCATTCCAACTAGCCAAACCTGAATTAGACGCGTTGTTTTTAGAGCAAGCAGAGGCTCGTGGTTTGCAAGCATTGAAAGGGCACCGTGCTGTCGGTGGTATGCGAGCTTCTATCTACAATGCAATGCCACTTGAAGGCGTACAAGCATTAGTGGACTTCATGAAAGAATTTGAAGCACAAAACGCTTAA
- the cydC gene encoding heme ABC transporter ATP-binding protein/permease CydC, producing MRELAPYLKLYKKHWFSLSLGMFLAFATLVTSIGLLTLSGWFLSAAAVAGLTIARETFNYMLPGGGVRGLAMARTAGRWGERVVSHDATFKLLADLRIFFFKKLTPLIPGRFSKLRDADLLNRLVADVDAMDHVYLRLISPIIVGVLGIVSLTLFICWFDMTIGLTLGGILLALLLLWPVIFYKLGKQNGTTLTQNKAKLRIATLDWVQGHSELVLFGAEPKYRDAIHQHQDALIENQLKNAHYTGLASALLLLANGWSLVLIIWMAADGINGQPPGPMVAMMAFATMASFELLMPIAGAFQYLGQTLESARRLNEVLSATPDVVFPEAGTESANDYDIELENVHYRYQGSQADALKSVSLSLSAGQKMAIVGQTGSGKSTLLQLLTRQFDVTSGTLNIGGCSITDWTEKGLRQSISVVSQRVDILNGTLNDNLHLAKPDATDEELSVLLTAVGLEHLNQGSGLDSWLGDGGRQLSGGEKRRIGIARAILHDAPILLLDEPTEGLDKQTEQQIMQLLSQHSQNKTVVFVTHRLVGLEQMDMICLMEQGEIVEQGSHSELLAQGGLYHRLHQRI from the coding sequence ATGCGTGAGTTAGCACCTTATCTCAAGTTATATAAGAAACATTGGTTTAGCCTATCACTGGGAATGTTCTTGGCATTTGCCACTTTAGTCACCTCGATTGGGCTGTTAACACTCTCTGGCTGGTTTCTCTCCGCAGCGGCAGTAGCGGGTTTAACCATAGCGCGCGAAACGTTTAACTACATGTTACCGGGTGGCGGCGTTCGTGGCCTAGCTATGGCTCGTACGGCTGGTCGCTGGGGTGAACGCGTCGTCAGTCACGATGCGACGTTCAAACTGCTTGCCGACTTACGCATTTTCTTCTTTAAGAAATTAACCCCGCTTATCCCTGGGCGTTTTTCTAAATTACGCGATGCCGACCTACTCAATCGCCTTGTGGCTGATGTGGACGCGATGGACCATGTTTATCTGCGCCTTATCAGCCCAATCATTGTTGGCGTGCTGGGGATTGTTTCTCTTACACTGTTTATTTGCTGGTTTGATATGACCATCGGGTTAACGCTTGGTGGTATTTTATTGGCACTATTGCTGCTATGGCCGGTCATTTTCTACAAACTGGGTAAACAAAACGGCACTACCTTAACGCAAAATAAAGCCAAATTACGTATCGCGACTTTAGATTGGGTTCAGGGCCACAGTGAGTTGGTTTTATTTGGTGCAGAGCCAAAATACCGTGATGCGATACATCAACACCAAGATGCCCTCATCGAAAATCAACTGAAAAACGCCCACTACACCGGCTTAGCTAGCGCACTCTTATTACTGGCAAACGGGTGGAGTTTAGTTCTGATCATTTGGATGGCAGCGGATGGTATCAATGGCCAACCACCAGGCCCAATGGTAGCAATGATGGCTTTCGCAACGATGGCAAGTTTTGAACTATTAATGCCAATCGCTGGCGCTTTCCAATACTTAGGTCAAACCCTAGAATCGGCTCGCCGCTTAAACGAAGTGCTATCGGCGACACCGGATGTAGTATTTCCTGAAGCAGGCACAGAAAGTGCTAACGACTATGATATTGAATTGGAAAATGTGCATTATCGCTATCAAGGTAGCCAAGCTGATGCACTCAAATCTGTGTCTCTATCTCTTTCAGCCGGCCAAAAAATGGCGATTGTCGGGCAAACGGGTTCAGGTAAATCGACCCTATTACAATTACTCACTCGCCAATTTGACGTAACGTCTGGCACGCTGAATATTGGTGGCTGCTCCATTACCGATTGGACAGAGAAAGGATTACGCCAAAGCATTTCAGTGGTAAGCCAGCGCGTGGATATTCTCAATGGCACGTTAAATGACAACTTACATCTCGCTAAACCTGATGCGACAGATGAAGAATTATCTGTACTCCTTACTGCGGTTGGCCTTGAGCACTTAAACCAAGGTTCAGGTCTTGATAGTTGGCTTGGAGATGGTGGCCGTCAATTATCCGGTGGCGAGAAACGCCGAATTGGTATTGCACGCGCAATTTTGCACGATGCGCCCATTTTATTACTGGATGAGCCAACGGAAGGTTTAGATAAACAAACTGAGCAACAAATCATGCAATTGCTTAGTCAACATAGTCAAAATAAAACCGTTGTGTTCGTGACACACCGTTTAGTCGGCTTAGAACAAATGGATATGATTTGTTTGATGGAACAAGGCGAAATTGTTGAACAAGGTAGCCACTCTGAACTGTTAGCTCAAGGTGGACTCTATCATCGCTTACATCAACGTATCTAA
- the cydD gene encoding heme ABC transporter permease/ATP-binding protein CydD: MDKQQRRHLNKWLKQQGKLAKTWLYATIGLGLLSTLFLLGQAAFLASILHSIVIEHTDKHQLISSFIGLAAMIAGRALCTWGREIAGYRCGQAVRIYIRQQILDKLRDLGPAYIKGKPAGTWAALLLEQVEEMQDFFSRYLPQMSLAVFIPFLILVVVFPSNWAAGLIFLITAPLVPLFMALVGMKAADANKKNFKALQRLSGHFYDRLQSMTTIRLFHRAESETELLRGASEVLRKSTMDVLRIAFLSSAVLEFFTSISIAITAVYFGFSYIGELNFGYYGAGITLFTGLFILILAPEFYQPLRDLGTFYHAKAQALGAAESIVEFLDADVEAAQSGHTPLPTPERVTITADNLEVFSSEKTKLVGPISFTIDADQTTALVGPSGAGKTSLINAILGFLPYTGSLQINGVEVKFLDLANWRQNISWVGQNPLLINGSIYENIVLGQQSISEDAVKKALHDAFADEFVASHGLDYHISDRSGGLSVGQAQRLALARAMLQNGQFWLLDEPTASLDAHSEKLVAKAISDNTQGKTTLMVTHQLDHLQQVEKILVMQSGQIVQSGQYDEIKDSGLFARMLSSKAQSDIENKGNLDA; this comes from the coding sequence ATGGATAAACAGCAAAGACGTCATTTAAATAAATGGCTGAAACAACAAGGTAAACTGGCCAAAACTTGGCTTTATGCCACTATCGGACTAGGTCTTCTTTCAACTCTATTTTTACTCGGCCAAGCGGCGTTTTTAGCCTCTATCCTGCACAGCATTGTAATCGAGCATACCGATAAACATCAGCTTATCAGTTCTTTCATTGGTTTAGCGGCCATGATTGCCGGTCGTGCATTGTGTACTTGGGGGCGTGAGATTGCTGGCTACCGTTGTGGTCAAGCAGTTCGCATTTATATCCGTCAGCAAATTTTGGATAAACTTCGTGACCTTGGGCCTGCGTATATTAAAGGAAAGCCTGCTGGTACTTGGGCGGCGTTGTTGCTTGAACAAGTGGAAGAAATGCAAGACTTTTTCTCACGCTACTTGCCACAAATGTCGTTGGCCGTTTTCATTCCTTTCTTAATTTTAGTGGTGGTCTTTCCATCCAACTGGGCAGCCGGGCTGATCTTCTTAATCACCGCCCCACTCGTACCATTATTTATGGCGCTAGTGGGCATGAAAGCGGCTGACGCCAATAAGAAAAACTTTAAAGCACTGCAACGTTTGTCTGGTCACTTTTATGATCGCCTACAATCCATGACCACCATTCGACTGTTTCACCGAGCAGAATCAGAAACTGAGCTGCTGCGTGGTGCGTCAGAAGTATTACGTAAAAGTACGATGGACGTATTACGTATTGCCTTCCTCTCTTCGGCGGTTTTAGAGTTCTTCACTTCAATTTCCATTGCTATCACTGCCGTTTACTTTGGTTTTAGTTACATCGGAGAACTGAATTTCGGTTACTACGGTGCTGGTATTACGTTGTTCACCGGGTTATTTATCCTGATCCTTGCACCTGAGTTTTACCAACCATTGCGCGATCTTGGCACTTTCTATCACGCGAAAGCACAAGCGTTAGGTGCAGCTGAAAGTATCGTGGAATTTTTAGATGCCGATGTTGAAGCGGCTCAATCAGGTCATACACCATTACCAACACCAGAGCGAGTGACCATTACCGCTGATAATCTAGAAGTCTTTAGCTCAGAGAAAACCAAACTGGTTGGCCCTATTTCATTTACGATCGATGCCGATCAAACCACTGCGCTAGTCGGCCCGAGTGGCGCAGGTAAAACCAGTTTAATCAACGCGATTCTAGGTTTTCTACCTTACACAGGCTCTTTACAGATCAATGGCGTTGAAGTGAAATTTCTCGACCTGGCTAACTGGCGTCAAAATATCAGTTGGGTTGGACAAAACCCGCTTTTGATCAACGGCAGCATTTATGAAAATATTGTTCTCGGCCAACAATCCATTTCTGAAGACGCTGTCAAAAAAGCGCTGCACGATGCCTTTGCGGATGAATTTGTTGCCAGCCACGGCCTTGATTATCACATTAGCGATCGTTCTGGTGGCCTATCGGTTGGTCAAGCACAGCGACTCGCACTGGCACGAGCCATGCTGCAAAATGGCCAATTCTGGCTACTAGATGAACCGACTGCCAGTTTAGACGCACACAGTGAAAAACTGGTTGCGAAAGCCATCAGTGACAATACGCAAGGTAAAACCACATTAATGGTGACCCACCAGTTAGATCATTTGCAACAAGTGGAAAAGATTCTGGTAATGCAATCGGGTCAAATCGTTCAGTCTGGTCAATATGATGAGATTAAAGATTCAGGTTTATTTGCTCGAATGCTGTCGTCTAAAGCTCAAAGCGACATCGAGAATAAGGGGAATTTAGATGCGTGA
- the trxB gene encoding thioredoxin-disulfide reductase produces the protein MSNVKHCNLLILGSGPAGYTAAVYAARANLKPVLVTGMQQGGQLTTTTEVENWPGDAEGLTGPGLMERMKEHAERFETEIIFDHVNEVDFSQRPFRLKGDSNEYTCDALIISTGASAKYLGLDSEEAFKGRGVSACATCDGFFYRNQKVAVVGGGNTAVEEALYLSNIASEVHLIHRRDTFRAEKILINRLMDKVDNGNIVLHTDRTLEEVVGDEMGVTGVKIKDTQSDTVETLDVMGAFIAIGHQPNTGIFQGQLEMKDGYIVVKSGLEGNATQTSIEGIFAAGDVMDHNYRQAITSAGTGCMAALDAERYLDALHTTK, from the coding sequence ATGAGCAACGTTAAGCATTGTAATTTACTGATCCTTGGTTCTGGTCCTGCAGGTTATACCGCAGCAGTTTATGCCGCTCGTGCCAATCTAAAACCTGTGCTTGTGACAGGTATGCAACAAGGTGGTCAGCTCACCACGACAACTGAAGTTGAAAACTGGCCTGGTGACGCGGAAGGCTTAACCGGTCCTGGCTTAATGGAGCGCATGAAAGAGCATGCAGAGCGTTTTGAAACCGAAATCATTTTTGACCATGTCAACGAAGTGGATTTTTCACAACGTCCATTCCGATTAAAAGGTGACTCAAACGAATACACCTGTGATGCATTAATCATTTCAACTGGCGCATCAGCCAAATACCTTGGCCTAGATTCTGAAGAAGCTTTTAAAGGCCGCGGTGTATCAGCTTGCGCAACTTGTGACGGTTTCTTCTACCGTAACCAAAAAGTCGCGGTTGTTGGTGGCGGTAATACTGCCGTTGAAGAAGCATTATATTTATCTAATATCGCCTCTGAAGTACATTTGATTCACCGTCGTGACACTTTCCGGGCTGAAAAAATCTTAATCAATCGCCTGATGGATAAAGTTGATAACGGCAACATCGTTCTTCACACAGACCGTACGCTTGAAGAAGTCGTGGGTGATGAAATGGGCGTAACCGGCGTTAAAATTAAAGATACTCAATCAGACACAGTGGAAACACTCGATGTAATGGGTGCCTTTATTGCGATTGGTCACCAGCCAAATACGGGAATTTTCCAAGGTCAACTTGAAATGAAAGATGGATACATCGTGGTGAAATCGGGTCTTGAAGGCAACGCAACTCAAACTAGCATTGAAGGCATCTTTGCTGCGGGTGATGTGATGGACCATAACTATCGCCAAGCCATTACTTCAGCAGGTACAGGTTGTATGGCTGCCTTAGATGCAGAGCGTTATCTAGACGCTTTACACACAACAAAATAA
- a CDS encoding DUF2797 domain-containing protein: MSLNITGTLQKLRSEFTVDNGNQVQYAIPIGEQSVALNPYIGRSITLTHTGNIFCSACGKKTKKSYSQGHCFVCMKKLASCDMCIMKPETCHYDQGTCREPEWGEANCMVDHYVYLSNTSSLKVGITRHTQIPTRWVDQGATQGLPIFKVKTRHISGLIEVELAKHIADKTNWRTLLKEDGDDLPLEQHFAELLPLVEPTIAEIKQQFGEDAIEVLSTNITPIEYPVEQHPKKIVSHNFDKNPIVSGILQGIKGQYLILDTGVINIRKFTSYEVTFSD, translated from the coding sequence ATGTCACTAAACATCACTGGAACGCTTCAAAAATTACGCTCTGAATTTACTGTCGACAATGGCAATCAAGTTCAATATGCCATTCCCATCGGTGAACAATCCGTAGCACTTAATCCATATATCGGTCGCAGTATTACGCTTACACACACAGGTAATATTTTTTGCAGCGCTTGTGGTAAGAAAACTAAAAAAAGTTACTCCCAAGGGCATTGCTTTGTGTGCATGAAAAAACTCGCCAGTTGCGATATGTGCATTATGAAACCAGAAACCTGCCATTACGATCAGGGAACATGCCGTGAACCTGAATGGGGTGAAGCCAATTGTATGGTCGACCATTATGTCTACTTATCGAATACTTCGAGTTTAAAAGTCGGCATAACTCGTCACACTCAAATACCAACGCGTTGGGTCGATCAAGGCGCGACTCAGGGTTTACCAATATTCAAAGTGAAAACCCGCCATATTTCAGGCTTAATTGAAGTTGAGCTTGCTAAACATATCGCGGATAAAACCAACTGGCGCACCTTATTAAAAGAAGATGGCGATGATCTTCCCCTTGAACAGCATTTCGCTGAATTACTGCCATTAGTTGAACCCACTATTGCAGAGATAAAGCAACAATTTGGTGAAGATGCGATTGAAGTACTTTCAACCAACATCACGCCAATTGAATATCCCGTTGAACAACATCCCAAAAAGATTGTCTCTCATAACTTTGATAAAAACCCTATCGTGAGCGGTATATTGCAAGGCATAAAGGGTCAATACCTTATCTTAGATACTGGCGTAATCAACATTCGTAAATTCACCTCTTATGAAGTGACATTCTCTGATTAG
- a CDS encoding GGDEF domain-containing protein, producing the protein MAKNEKSNGQSMLNKTYIKIVLVLFIVNIVLAGFYFTVGQNKTLTISPDKFNYKVASDQVVGGRSQARLIIDQDKAIMSCTLIASDYAWPYCEITINLTDDIKNGLDLSSFDRVFLDIDYQGPQSGTERVRVNVRNFEPTVFNQKDDNTLKYNGIEYHPGFGMGGKDIGFDKFQVLTWWLFDYNVPIEESGVKLDNVPMIQIATDSGSVMGTHTITVNKIIFKGQYLKPRWFAYSLLAIWVIAALTFLVYELLHSRQRMQKIVAHAKHLDQLNQDLESKYTEVSALAVTDELTGAINRFGIRDWLDNVSRRVRWGTAKLSIIYVDLDHFKAINDTFGHNVGDLILREFVRLIHEQLRDDDQLVRWGGEEFIIFCPNAPLEGATRLAERIRQVVEQHQWPEIGSLTCSCGVTEMVSGENAIEMTARADEALYKAKNNGRNRVEVMLKLA; encoded by the coding sequence ATGGCAAAAAATGAAAAATCGAATGGACAATCAATGTTGAATAAAACTTATATCAAAATTGTATTGGTGCTCTTTATCGTCAATATTGTACTTGCAGGCTTTTACTTCACGGTTGGGCAAAATAAAACATTGACCATTTCACCAGACAAGTTCAACTACAAAGTCGCGTCAGATCAAGTCGTCGGGGGGCGAAGCCAAGCTCGTTTAATTATTGATCAAGATAAAGCTATTATGTCGTGTACTTTAATAGCAAGTGACTATGCGTGGCCATATTGTGAAATCACCATTAATTTAACTGACGATATTAAAAATGGGCTCGACTTATCGAGTTTTGACCGCGTGTTTTTAGATATTGATTATCAAGGACCTCAATCAGGAACGGAACGTGTACGAGTGAATGTTCGTAATTTTGAACCAACCGTATTCAATCAAAAAGATGATAACACACTGAAATATAATGGTATTGAGTACCACCCTGGTTTTGGTATGGGTGGGAAAGATATTGGCTTTGATAAGTTTCAAGTGCTGACGTGGTGGCTGTTTGATTACAATGTGCCGATCGAAGAATCCGGTGTGAAACTCGATAATGTGCCCATGATCCAAATTGCCACGGATTCGGGTTCTGTTATGGGCACACATACCATTACCGTCAATAAGATCATTTTTAAAGGACAGTATTTAAAACCTCGTTGGTTCGCGTACAGTCTGCTTGCAATCTGGGTAATCGCAGCTTTGACTTTCTTGGTGTATGAATTGCTTCACTCTCGCCAGAGAATGCAAAAAATCGTCGCTCACGCCAAACATTTGGATCAATTGAATCAAGATTTAGAAAGTAAATATACGGAAGTATCTGCACTCGCCGTGACGGATGAGTTAACCGGTGCGATTAACCGATTTGGTATTCGTGATTGGTTGGACAACGTCAGTCGACGAGTACGTTGGGGAACGGCTAAACTGTCGATTATTTATGTCGATTTGGATCATTTTAAAGCGATTAACGATACCTTTGGTCACAATGTTGGTGATTTGATTTTACGTGAGTTTGTACGCCTGATTCACGAGCAGTTGCGGGATGATGATCAATTGGTACGTTGGGGTGGTGAAGAATTTATTATTTTCTGTCCTAATGCTCCTTTGGAAGGGGCAACAAGATTAGCTGAACGTATTCGACAGGTTGTAGAGCAACACCAGTGGCCTGAAATTGGATCGTTGACTTGCAGTTGTGGCGTTACGGAAATGGTATCTGGAGAAAATGCTATTGAGATGACAGCGCGTGCCGATGAAGCATTATACAAAGCAAAAAATAATGGTCGAAACCGTGTAGAGGTAATGTTGAAACTGGCTTAA